The Gemmatimonadaceae bacterium DNA segment AACGCCCACAAAGGTGACGGACCTTGGTGACGATTTGCAGGCGGATCGCTTCTCGTTCAAGCTCGCGCGCGGGCGGCTGTACTACACGCACTATGATCGACAGAGCAACATCTGGGTCATGGACGTGACGCGATGATTGTGCGCCCCGCTGCCAGGTCGGCCAACAACGCCACGTGCACATCAAGCGCATCGATAACCCGGTAACCCGTCTCCCGCCCGTCGAAGGCCAGTCCGAGATCCGTACCCGCCAGCACGATCGCCTCGGCGCCCTGCTCATTCACCATGCGCCGGCCGGCGTCGAACAGCACCTCGCGCTGCGCATCGGTGCACACACCGGTGACGGCGACATCCTGGTACAACTGGCCGAGCCGTTCGATATCATCGTCGCACGCCACGGCGCGCGTGCGATGCAGTTGGCCGTACAGTCGCGTGCGCATCACTACCCGTGTGCCAAGCAGACCCACGCAACCGATGCCTTCGCCAGCGAAGTATTCATCAAGCGGCGTCACGGCGGAAACGAGCGGTAGCGAGGAGAGGCGCGCGGTCTCGTCGAAACAGAAGTGCCCGCCCAGCGATGTGATGCCGACGCATTCCGCCCCGGCGGCTTTCAACCGGTCGATCAGTGCCGCGTAGATCGCCGCCTGCTCGTCGCGACGATCGGCCAGGTTGTTCCGGATGAGCGTGTTGACATCCGCCTGCACGATGGTGAGTTCGAGCGGTGACTGCATTTGCCGCATCCGCGCACAGAGGCGCTGGTAGTAGACCACCGTCGCCGCCGGTCCGATACCGCCGATCAAGCCGATGTGCATGTCACTGAGGGAAGAGGGGGCGAAAGGCTCGCGGGTATGCTCATGGAGCGCCAAGCCAAGCAATGCTCGCGATGGGATCTGCGCAAGCGTAGGATTCACGCAGCGTTGCGGTGCCTCAC contains these protein-coding regions:
- a CDS encoding aspartate/glutamate racemase family protein, with amino-acid sequence MHIGLIGGIGPAATVVYYQRLCARMRQMQSPLELTIVQADVNTLIRNNLADRRDEQAAIYAALIDRLKAAGAECVGITSLGGHFCFDETARLSSLPLVSAVTPLDEYFAGEGIGCVGLLGTRVVMRTRLYGQLHRTRAVACDDDIERLGQLYQDVAVTGVCTDAQREVLFDAGRRMVNEQGAEAIVLAGTDLGLAFDGRETGYRVIDALDVHVALLADLAAGRTIIASRP